The DNA sequence ATGCCGTCCGCCGCAAAGCCCAGGGTGCCGGCCAGGACACAACCGCCGATGATCCCTTCGGCGTACTCCTCTTCGCCGACCTTGCCTCCCAAGCCCATGTTGTAGGTCACGCCGCCGGTTACGCCGGAGAGGATCGGCATGGACAGCTTGGCGCCGAACAGGGTCAGGGTGGTGTCCGGCTTTTTCACATCGTGGAAGGTGCGCATCTTCAGGTCGTATTTGGCAAGGGCCTGGAGATTGTTCCTGAAGGCCCTGCCCGAATCGATGCCGCCCATGCCCGGCACCTCACCGGAACAGGCAACCCCGTCGCACTCGGGGCAGACCCGGCAGCGGGGGTACATCTTCTCGCGGGCGACCTTGAGCACGTCGGAAAGCTTCTTGGCGCCACCGCCGGCAGCTGCTGCCGAGGCCGCCTTGGCTTCCTTCTTCGCATCTTCGGCCGCGTGGGCCTCGGTGCGGCCGACGGCCTGCACCGCCAGCACGCTGGCCCCCACCACCGCCGCTGTTTTGATGAAATTGCGGCGGCTTACCCCTGCGCCTTCCTGTTCTGCGGATTCGATCAACTCTTCAGACATACCTGCCTCCTTCAATGTGTGGTGACGGAGTCCCGGCCGGTGACCGTTCCTCCAACAAACCCCTCGTTGTTTGAGACAATAGCCGACTGTAGCGTTGCGGATAAGGTAATTATAGCGAATGGCACAAATTGACAGATGAATGGCAGAAATCAGGGTTGAATGGTTCTCCCCCGGGATACGGGCACAGGCATCACGCGAGCGCCCGGAGACGAAGAGTGCTATTTGCTTAAAATAAGCCGTTGTTTCAGTTCCTTGGCGTTGTATCGGCTGACCAGCACCTCGCTGCCGCTGTTGTCGCTCATTACCAATTTACAGCTGCCGTTGAACCAGGGGATGATCTCGATGATGCAGTTCAGATTGACCAGGGAGTTGCGGTGGACCCTGACGAAGGAGTACGGTTCCAGGACGTTTTCCAGGGTACTGAGGGTGCTCTTCGAGGTAAAGACGCCGTCCGTCGTATGGACCTGGGCTTCGCCTTCCGTGGCCCGTATGAAGACGATGCTCTCGGGCGGCACGGGAATCATCTTGCCCCCCTTATGCACGATGATCCGCTTGATCTCGGGTTTCTCGGAACTATGAGGCGCCTCCTGGGGAACGAGGGGTTTCCGGGCCGTTACCCGGGTGTCAAGGGCCTTGCCGGCCTTGTGGACTGACTTGGCCACCCGCTCCAGGGTGAACGGCTTGAGGATGTAGTCGAAGGCGTCCACGCTAAAGGCCTGCACGGCAAACTGCTCGAAGGCGGTGGCGAATACGACCAGCGGCTTGTCGGGCAACTCCCTGATGACCTGGGCCAATTCGATCCCACTCAGGCCGGGTAGTTGAATGTCCAGGAATACGAGGTGGGGCTTGGTCTCCCGAATCCCCTGCAACCCCTGGGAAGGATTGGACGCCTCACCGAGGATAGCCACATCGCCCACCTGCTCGAGCAGGTAGCGCAACTCCCTGCGGGCCGGAGCCTCATCGTCGATGATGAATACGGTGATCGTCATGCGTTCACCGGTACGCGGAAGTAAACAGTGGTGCCTTCACCCGGGTCGCTCTCGATCTTCAAACCATTCTCCTTGCCGTACAGGGTTGCCAGGCGGCTGTTGACGTTTCGAAGCGCCAGTCCCAGCCCGCCGCCTTCATGGGGCGCCACCGCCTCCGACAGCAAGCTGCGGACACGCTCCCGGGACATGCCCACGCCGTTGTCCTTGATAGAGATGAGCAGACCACCCGCCCCCTTTCTGGCTCCGATATGAATCACGCCGCCCCCCTCCTTCGGCAGGATGCCGTGGCGCACGCCGTTTTCCACCAAGGGTTGCAGGATCAGCGAGGGAACGTTGCACGACAGGGCCTCGGCGTCGATCTCGTAGACGATGGAAAGCCGTTCCTCGAAACGGGCCTTTTCGATGGCGATATAGGCCTCGCAGTGTTCCAGCTCGACCGACAGCGGCACCTTGTTGGCGGTGGGGCTGATGTTCTTGCGGAAAAACTCGGCCAGCTTCACCAAGAGGCAGGAAGCGGTCTGGGGATCGGTTCGGGTATAGCTGATGATCGTGGAGATGGCATTGAACAGGAAGTGGGGATTGATCTGGGCTTGCAGGGCCTTGATCTCCGCCTCGGCCACCAGCTTGCGCTGGAGTTCGATCTCGCCCAGTTCGAGCTGGTTGGAGAACAGGTGGGCAAGGCCGTTGGCCAACTCCACGTCCAGCCGGCTGATGGCGTGCTCCTTCTGGCGGTACAGCTCCATGACCCCTACGGTCTTGTCCCATTTTTTGAGCGGCACCACGATGGCCGAACCGAGCCGGCCCGCCTGACTGGCGCAGCCGATGGCCTCTTTCGTGGGCGCGATCACCACCGTGCCCGTTTCAAAGGCGCGGCGCGCGGCAGGCGGCAGGGAATGTCCGCCCGGCGTGTGCTGGTCGCCATCCAGCCCTTCATGGGCCAGGATTTCATGCTCGCTGGAGATGGATACCGCATCCAGACCGGTCATCTCCCGGATAATGTGCGACGCCTCCATGGCCGAACCGCGGTTCAACCCGTGGCGCAGATGGGGCAGGGTCCTGAAGGCGATATTGAGCGTGGTCTGCGCCTGTTGCGCCATGGCCCGCTCCTGCTCGCGGGTGACGGATGCGAGCACCTCCACGAGCACCGCGATGCCGAAGGCGTTGGAGAGGATGCTGGGGAGGCCTATGGCATGCACCACGTTCAGGGCTGCCTCCTGGGGATGGGCCAGGAGCAGGATCAGCCCCATCTTGATCGACTCGGCCACGATGCCGATGAAAAAGGCCATCAACGGATCGAAAGCCCGCCGGTGCAGCCAGCGGTAGAGAAGACCGGCCACAACCCCCGCCAGGGGCGTCGCAATGGCGCAGGAGACGGAGGTCACCCCGCCGATATCGTAGAAGTAGCGATGCGCTCCAGCTATGATGCCGGCGGACAGACCGACCAGGGGCCCACCCAGGATGCCGCCGATCACGACCGGAACCGTACGCAGGTTGGCGATCGCTCCGTGCACCGGAAAGCCGTAGTAGGTTGCAAAAATACCGGCCGCCCCGAAATAAACGGCATGGAACAGCTTCTCGCGGCTGCTCGCCGTGGCGACCTTGCCGGTCAGAAGCCGTCGGAACAGTTCGAACCTCATCATGAGGAAGAAGAGAACCGCTAGAATCCCCAATCGCTCGAAGAGATCAAGGGACAGGCCGACCATTTCATCCATAGAACCACCGAAGAGCCCAATGCGGCATTCAGTACCAAACCGATTGACTTATAGCACAAATCCTGCTGCCGCAGCGAGTAAAAAGCCTGCCGGAGCAGACCGGTTGCCCCCCGACACCCCGCGCATCCTGCGTTTCGCGCCCCCTGGCACCACCGAGGGTGGCGCCAGGTTCGCGTACCAGCCTTGTCCGGCAATTGACCAGGGAGCCGTCAACATGGCCGACGGTTCAGGGCTTTCGCTTGCCCACCATTGCAGCATACTCGTCCGGCGTGTTCACGTTACAAAACGAGAGTTCCGCGCCGGGGATGGAGGCACGTTCCTCTGGCGTAACATATCGCGTCCTTACACGATCCAGCAGGATCAGGAGCCGCCGGTCGCCCTGGCGGATGACCTGCTCAATCTCCGCCAGGCAGCGCCGCCCGTACAGGGCGTGCAATGGCTCCTTGCCCCCCTCGCTGATCGGCACCACCGCATCATACCCTGCGGAAACGGCGGACAACATGCGTATCACATCCGGGTTGATGAAGGGCGCGTCGCAAGCCGCAACGAAAATCCATTCCTCGGAACTGGCCGCAAGGCCGGCGTGCAGGCCGGCAATGGAGCCAAAGCCGGGATAAATATCCGTCACCGTGCGGCACGGCAGAAAGGCATACACCTCCGGCGTATTGGTAACCAGCACCACATCCCGGAAGAGCTGGATCATGGTGCGATGAATCTTCTCGATCAGCGGCATGCCGTCCACCATCAGCAGGGCCTTGTTTCTGCCCATGCGGCTGGATGCTCCGCCGGCAAGGATCACACCGGTTATGCCGTCGAGCGGCCCTCTCGTTTCCTGCATGCAGGGGGATCTGTCCATTATGTCTCCTGACGGCCCGGGCACCACAAGCGAGGGTTTGGCGCGACGCGGGAAAGCAGGCTGAAGCCGCTATTGGCCGGGATCACGATCTCCCCGTTTTCATTCACCACGATGCGGGCCGGGATGTACGCAGGGAGGCTCTCCCCACCACTCTGGACCTCCTCGGTCACCTCCAGGCAGGATTCGCCCCCCCCCATTTTATCAACGCTGCTTCCGTTCGCCACCCTATCCCGGCCAGAGTTGCAGAACCGGCATCAGTGCGAAAATTTTCCTCCGCAATCGCTCTCGTCGCCGCGGATCTTTTCCACGGCGTGGCCGATAACGGGCCAGGCCGCCTCCAAGTTTTCCCGAGCTCCCTTGGGGCTGCCCGGCAGGTTGATGATCAGCGCTTGGCCGCGGATTCCTGCCATCGCCCGCGACAGCGATGCCATGGGGGTCTTCTCCAGGCTCCTCAGGCGCATCAATTCGCCGATGCCCGGAATCTGGCGTTCAACGACCTTCATGGTGGCTTCCGGGGTTACATCCCGGGGCGAGACTCCGGTACCTCCCGTGGTCAGGATCAGATCGGCCGTGTCGGCATCGGCCCATGCGCTCAACACGGCCACGATCCGGTCAAAATCGTCGGGGATGATCTCGGTCTGCACCGTGGCTACGCCCCGCTCCGCCAGCCAGGCGGCCAGCGCCGGGCCACTCTCGTCAATGCGCTCGCCCCGCGATCCCTTGTCGCTCAAGGTCAGAATGGCCGCTCTCATTGTCCCTCCTCCCGACGGTACACGCCACTTTTACCACCTTCCTTGTACAGGAGCCGGATATCACCGATGCTGATTGATTTATCGCTCCCCTTGCACATGTCGTAGATGGTCAGGGCGGCCACGGCCGCGCCGGTCATGGCCTCCATCTCGACGCCGGTGCGCTCGAAGGCGCGGACGGTGCACTGCACCTCGATCTTGCCGGCAGCGCTGTCCTGCTCAAATTCCACCGCCACGGAATGGAGGGAGAGCGGGTGGGAAAGCGGGATCAGGTCCGGTGTCCGCTTTGCCGCCATAATTCCCGCCAGCCGTGCAACGCCCAGCACATCGCCCTTGGCTATCGCGCTGTTTTGGATGGCGGCCAGCACCTTGCCGGACATGTGCACCTCCGCCGCGGCCGTGGCCGTTCGCAACGTTTCCCGCTTGCCGCTCACATCCACCATGACGGCATTGCCATGATCGTCGAAATGGTTGAAATTCATGGTCCTCACCTGTGCTTGAATTTTAGACATCAAAAACGTCGCGCCGTGGCCAGTTTGATGGCAAGGCCGGCAAAGATGGTACCTGCAACGCGGTTCAATAGCAGCTGCGCCCGGGCGGACTGCCTGAGTTTGTCTCCCAGCGCCCCGGCCAGGAGGCTGACCGTCCCGAACACCAGAATGGTGGCAACGATGAACAAGCAGCCCAACAGCAGGAATTGCATAGCCAGAGGCCCCCTGCGCGGATCGACGAACTGGGGGAGAAACGCCAGAAAGAAGATGGATACCTTGGGGTTGGTGACATTCATGATGATGCCGCGCCGGAAGAGCTTGCCCGGGCTCAACCGATCCACCCTGTTTGCCGGCCCGGTCTGGGCGTTGGCCCGGAACGCCTGCCAGGCCAGGAAGAGCAGGTATCCGGCGCCGGCAAATTTCAGAAGAGCGAAGGCGGTGGCAGATGCCGCAAAAACCGCCGCCAGCCCGAAGGTGACGGCGGTGGTATGAACCACCAGCCCGCCGCAGAGCCCGAGCGTAACCAGAAACCCGGCCTTTACCCCCTGTTGCGCCGCCTGCGCCAGGACGAACAGGTTGTCAGGGCCGGGCGACAGTGACAGGAGAAGTGATGTTGTGAAAAAGAGTAACAGCATATTTGCTTCAATCATGGGGCACTCTCTCTTGCCGGCCCTTGTACTAGAGGCCGAGGAGTCGTTCGGGCTTTCCAGGTTTTTGAAAACCGGCTTCCAAGCTTATATTATAACATCATTAAAATTTCGTTGAATGATCAAGAGGCGTGCTGCTGCTCAAGATTGCGCTCCTTGTCGCGGGGCAGGAGGAGATTCAGCAGGATCGCGGCGATACCGCACAGGCTGACCCCGTGCAGGCTAAGACCGCCAAGCTGGAGCGTCAGGCCGCCGATGCCGAATACCAGCACCAGCGAAACGATGATGAGGTTGCGCGGGCGGTGCATATCGACCCGGGCTTGGATCAGCGTATTGAGGCCCACGGAGGCGATGCTCCCGAACAGCAGCATCATGATGCCGCCCATGACCGGGGCGGGAATGGATTGCAGGATGGCGTTGAACTTGCCGAAAAAGGCCATCAGGATGGCGAAGCAGGCGGCCCAGGTCATGATGACCGGGTTGTAGTTGCGGGTGATCATTACCGCCCCGGTCACCTCGGCATAGGTGGTCACCGGCGGCCCGCCGATCATGGCGGCGCAGCAGACCGCCAGGCCGTCGCCCAGCATGGTGCGGTGCAGGCCGGGGCGCTCCGTGTAGTCGTGCCCCGTAACGGCCCCGATGGCGACGATGTCCCCCACGTGTTCAATGGCGGGGGCCAGGGCGACCGGGATCATGAACAGCACGGCGGACCAGTTCCACTGGGGGGCCACCAGATGGGGAAGGGCGATCCAGGGGGCGGCGGCGATCTTGCTGAAATCCACCAGCCCCAGGGAGACGGAAATGCCATACCCCACCGCCACGCCGGAAAGGATCGGCAGGAGACGGAAGATGCCCTTGGCCTTGGTCGCCACCAGTGCAGTGGTGGCCAGGGAGGCACCCGCGATCAGAAGGGCGGTGGTGTAATCCACCAGCACCGTCTTGCCGTCGCCGGTCTTGCCCATGGCCATGTTCACCGCCACACCGGCCAACCCCAGGCCGATGATCATGATGATCGGCCCCACCACCACCGGGGGCATGATCTTATGGATGAAACCGACCCCCTTGAGGTAGATGACGGCACTCAAGGCCAGATACAGCCAGCCGGCGGCAAAGAGCCCGCAGAGCGTTGCCGGGAAGCCCCACGTCTGGGTGCTGTAGATGATCGGGGCGATGAAGGCAAAGGACGAGCCGAGATAGATGGGGACCGTACGCTTGGTGCAGGCCTGGAAGATCAGCGTGCCGATGCCGGAGCCCAGCAGGGCCATGCTGGGGCTCATCCCGGTAAGGATCGGGACCAGCACCAGGGCGCCGAAGGCGACGAAGAGGATTTGGGCGCCGGCCAGCGCCTGGCGCCAGACCGGCTCGGGGGAATGGGACATACGACTGCTCCTTTGACGGGATGTAGAGAGTGAGCGGGTGGTCTGTTACTTCGTGCCGAAGATCTTGTCGCCGGCGTCCCCCAGGCCGGGCAGGATATAACCGCTCTGGTTGAGCCGTTCGTCGATGGCCGCCACATAGACATCCACTTCGGGGTGGGCCGCCGAGATGCGGGCGAGCCCTTCCGGCGCCGCCACCAGCGAGAGCACACGGATCTGCCGGCAGCCATTGTTCTTCAGCATGACGATGGTGGCGTCCAGGGAGCCGCCGGTGGCCAGCATGGGATCGATGATCAGGGCCAAACGCTCATCCAGTCGGCCGACGAACTTTTCATAATAGGTATGGGCCTCCAGGGTTTCCTCATTGCGGGCAAGCCCCACCACGCTGACCTTGGCGTTGGGGATCATGTCCAGCACCCCGTTGAGCATGCCGATGCCGGCCCGCAGGAT is a window from the Oryzomonas sagensis genome containing:
- the mobA gene encoding molybdenum cofactor guanylyltransferase; the protein is MDRSPCMQETRGPLDGITGVILAGGASSRMGRNKALLMVDGMPLIEKIHRTMIQLFRDVVLVTNTPEVYAFLPCRTVTDIYPGFGSIAGLHAGLAASSEEWIFVAACDAPFINPDVIRMLSAVSAGYDAVVPISEGGKEPLHALYGRRCLAEIEQVIRQGDRRLLILLDRVRTRYVTPEERASIPGAELSFCNVNTPDEYAAMVGKRKP
- the upp gene encoding uracil phosphoribosyltransferase, encoding MSVHEVNHPMVKHKIGLMREAGISTKKFRELTAEIASLLSYEACRDFPLEGKTIEGWDGNPVQIQQIKGKKVTVVPILRAGIGMLNGVLDMIPNAKVSVVGLARNEETLEAHTYYEKFVGRLDERLALIIDPMLATGGSLDATIVMLKNNGCRQIRVLSLVAAPEGLARISAAHPEVDVYVAAIDERLNQSGYILPGLGDAGDKIFGTK
- a CDS encoding LysE family translocator, whose product is MIEANMLLLFFTTSLLLSLSPGPDNLFVLAQAAQQGVKAGFLVTLGLCGGLVVHTTAVTFGLAAVFAASATAFALLKFAGAGYLLFLAWQAFRANAQTGPANRVDRLSPGKLFRRGIIMNVTNPKVSIFFLAFLPQFVDPRRGPLAMQFLLLGCLFIVATILVFGTVSLLAGALGDKLRQSARAQLLLNRVAGTIFAGLAIKLATARRF
- a CDS encoding uracil-xanthine permease family protein, translated to MSHSPEPVWRQALAGAQILFVAFGALVLVPILTGMSPSMALLGSGIGTLIFQACTKRTVPIYLGSSFAFIAPIIYSTQTWGFPATLCGLFAAGWLYLALSAVIYLKGVGFIHKIMPPVVVGPIIMIIGLGLAGVAVNMAMGKTGDGKTVLVDYTTALLIAGASLATTALVATKAKGIFRLLPILSGVAVGYGISVSLGLVDFSKIAAAPWIALPHLVAPQWNWSAVLFMIPVALAPAIEHVGDIVAIGAVTGHDYTERPGLHRTMLGDGLAVCCAAMIGGPPVTTYAEVTGAVMITRNYNPVIMTWAACFAILMAFFGKFNAILQSIPAPVMGGIMMLLFGSIASVGLNTLIQARVDMHRPRNLIIVSLVLVFGIGGLTLQLGGLSLHGVSLCGIAAILLNLLLPRDKERNLEQQHAS
- the moaC gene encoding cyclic pyranopterin monophosphate synthase MoaC; the encoded protein is MNFNHFDDHGNAVMVDVSGKRETLRTATAAAEVHMSGKVLAAIQNSAIAKGDVLGVARLAGIMAAKRTPDLIPLSHPLSLHSVAVEFEQDSAAGKIEVQCTVRAFERTGVEMEAMTGAAVAALTIYDMCKGSDKSISIGDIRLLYKEGGKSGVYRREEGQ
- a CDS encoding LytR/AlgR family response regulator transcription factor gives rise to the protein MTITVFIIDDEAPARRELRYLLEQVGDVAILGEASNPSQGLQGIRETKPHLVFLDIQLPGLSGIELAQVIRELPDKPLVVFATAFEQFAVQAFSVDAFDYILKPFTLERVAKSVHKAGKALDTRVTARKPLVPQEAPHSSEKPEIKRIIVHKGGKMIPVPPESIVFIRATEGEAQVHTTDGVFTSKSTLSTLENVLEPYSFVRVHRNSLVNLNCIIEIIPWFNGSCKLVMSDNSGSEVLVSRYNAKELKQRLILSK
- a CDS encoding sensor histidine kinase — encoded protein: MDEMVGLSLDLFERLGILAVLFFLMMRFELFRRLLTGKVATASSREKLFHAVYFGAAGIFATYYGFPVHGAIANLRTVPVVIGGILGGPLVGLSAGIIAGAHRYFYDIGGVTSVSCAIATPLAGVVAGLLYRWLHRRAFDPLMAFFIGIVAESIKMGLILLLAHPQEAALNVVHAIGLPSILSNAFGIAVLVEVLASVTREQERAMAQQAQTTLNIAFRTLPHLRHGLNRGSAMEASHIIREMTGLDAVSISSEHEILAHEGLDGDQHTPGGHSLPPAARRAFETGTVVIAPTKEAIGCASQAGRLGSAIVVPLKKWDKTVGVMELYRQKEHAISRLDVELANGLAHLFSNQLELGEIELQRKLVAEAEIKALQAQINPHFLFNAISTIISYTRTDPQTASCLLVKLAEFFRKNISPTANKVPLSVELEHCEAYIAIEKARFEERLSIVYEIDAEALSCNVPSLILQPLVENGVRHGILPKEGGGVIHIGARKGAGGLLISIKDNGVGMSRERVRSLLSEAVAPHEGGGLGLALRNVNSRLATLYGKENGLKIESDPGEGTTVYFRVPVNA
- a CDS encoding MogA/MoaB family molybdenum cofactor biosynthesis protein; the encoded protein is MRAAILTLSDKGSRGERIDESGPALAAWLAERGVATVQTEIIPDDFDRIVAVLSAWADADTADLILTTGGTGVSPRDVTPEATMKVVERQIPGIGELMRLRSLEKTPMASLSRAMAGIRGQALIINLPGSPKGARENLEAAWPVIGHAVEKIRGDESDCGGKFSH